In Acidobacteriota bacterium, a single genomic region encodes these proteins:
- a CDS encoding DUF433 domain-containing protein codes for MEGVFHSKKGFVSGTPIFVGTRVPLKNLFDYLAGGHNLDVFLHDFPGVTREQAVRVLDMASEVLESVAYETVARRTGAEAAKKVIRWT; via the coding sequence ATGGAAGGTGTATTTCACAGCAAGAAAGGCTTCGTGAGCGGCACGCCGATTTTTGTCGGGACCCGTGTGCCCCTCAAGAACCTGTTTGACTATCTGGCGGGAGGGCACAATCTGGACGTGTTTCTGCATGATTTTCCAGGCGTGACCCGCGAGCAGGCGGTAAGGGTGCTTGATATGGCTAGTGAGGTGTTGGAGAGCGTCGCATATGAGACTGTTGCTCGACGAACAGGTGCCGAGGCGGCTAAAAAGGTCATTCGCTGGACATAA
- a CDS encoding DUF5615 family PIN-like protein, producing MRLLLDEQVPRRLKRSFAGHNVQTVREMGWSGKSNGELLALARDKFDAFITLDRKLEYQQNITEKDIPIFVLITRRNNIEYLQPLVPKVLRALNDPKRGEVVHIEA from the coding sequence ATGAGACTGTTGCTCGACGAACAGGTGCCGAGGCGGCTAAAAAGGTCATTCGCTGGACATAACGTTCAGACTGTCAGGGAGATGGGATGGAGTGGAAAGAGCAATGGAGAACTTCTGGCGTTGGCCAGGGATAAGTTCGATGCGTTCATTACACTGGACCGAAAACTGGAATATCAGCAAAATATAACCGAAAAGGACATCCCAATATTCGTACTCATCACGAGAAGAAATAACATAGAATATCTTCAGCCGTTGGTTCCAAAAGTGCTCCGAGCTCTGAACGATCCGAAGCGCGGAGAGGTCGTCCATATTGAAGCCTGA
- a CDS encoding DUF1501 domain-containing protein, whose amino-acid sequence MLKKMGCLSATREQWNRREFIGVGSLGFLGIHLSQALRLEAALADSARPNPGKAKACILVWLDGGPSQVDTWDPKPNSSFRPIPTNVAGIQISELLPRLAKRMDKLAIVRSIKSFGNDHPQAVHYSATGHLHNPAMQFPALGAIVAKELGPRNNMPPYVIAPRWEKSTQYQDYFKSAFLGPDYAPMTIPDPSKDDYQVPNLSLPKSLMPAVVDNRRSFLQAVDRLYRHRVESLEHSRMDAFLEKAWDMILTPSVGAAFDLSKESTQTREAYGLDSVGQSLLLARRLVEAGTRFVTAAGYHGNSWDTHRANDKGHRDRLTPPLDRALSALLDDLSQRGLYESTLVVAMGEFGRTPHINPDFGRDHWPGCWSLVLGGGGLQTGQVVGKSDEQGAVIVERPISIGDLFATVYKAMGIDWHKEYMTPVGRPIKIANSFDDLTGQPISELI is encoded by the coding sequence ATGCTGAAAAAAATGGGCTGTTTATCTGCCACCCGGGAGCAGTGGAACCGGCGGGAGTTTATCGGTGTCGGGTCCCTGGGATTTCTGGGCATCCACCTGAGCCAGGCCCTGCGGCTGGAAGCGGCCCTGGCCGATTCTGCCCGCCCCAACCCCGGGAAAGCCAAGGCCTGCATTCTGGTGTGGCTGGACGGCGGTCCCAGCCAGGTGGACACCTGGGATCCCAAGCCCAACAGCTCCTTTCGACCCATTCCCACCAATGTGGCCGGCATTCAGATTTCGGAGCTTCTTCCCCGTCTGGCCAAGCGGATGGACAAGCTGGCCATCGTCCGCTCCATCAAGTCCTTCGGCAACGACCATCCCCAGGCGGTGCACTACTCCGCCACCGGACACCTGCACAACCCCGCCATGCAGTTCCCGGCCCTGGGGGCGATCGTGGCCAAGGAACTGGGGCCGCGGAACAATATGCCTCCCTACGTGATTGCGCCTCGTTGGGAAAAGAGCACCCAGTACCAGGATTACTTCAAGTCGGCCTTTCTGGGACCGGACTATGCTCCCATGACTATTCCCGATCCCTCCAAGGACGACTACCAGGTCCCGAATCTGAGCCTGCCCAAGTCGCTCATGCCGGCGGTGGTGGACAACCGCCGATCCTTTCTCCAGGCGGTGGACCGGCTCTACCGCCATCGGGTGGAGAGCCTGGAGCATTCGCGGATGGATGCCTTCCTGGAGAAGGCCTGGGACATGATCCTGACTCCGAGCGTGGGAGCCGCCTTCGATCTCTCCAAGGAATCGACCCAGACCCGGGAGGCCTACGGACTGGATTCGGTGGGCCAGAGCCTGTTGCTGGCCCGGCGCCTGGTGGAGGCCGGAACCCGTTTCGTGACCGCGGCCGGCTATCACGGGAACTCCTGGGACACCCACCGGGCCAACGACAAGGGACACCGCGACCGCCTGACCCCACCCTTGGACCGGGCGCTGTCGGCGCTTCTGGATGACCTCAGCCAGCGCGGGCTCTACGAGTCCACCCTGGTGGTGGCCATGGGCGAGTTCGGTCGAACCCCCCACATCAATCCCGATTTTGGCCGGGATCACTGGCCGGGCTGCTGGTCTTTGGTCCTGGGTGGCGGGGGCCTGCAGACGGGCCAGGTGGTGGGGAAGAGCGACGAGCAGGGAGCCGTGATCGTGGAGCGGCCCATCAGCATCGGGGACCTGTTCGCCACCGTCTACAAGGCCATGGGGATCGACTGGCACAAGGAGTACATGACCCCCGTCGGACGTCCCATCAAGATCGCCAATTCCTTCGACGACCTCACCGGTCAACCCATCTCCGAGCTGATCTGA
- a CDS encoding DUF1553 domain-containing protein, protein MRKHAPCLSRPLIVSALTAGILLIPALQSTAGAEPSALDPLSLRLTPEMTTLRWKGASQQFSVVATLAGGRKKDVTARARFSLADPAVARLGSAGRVMAAGDGETTLKVTVGSLKARATVAVIDSARPPPFSFEREIGAILTRRGCNDIACHAGVKGQGGFRLSINAAHPRRDYDWIVKGGVYQVLTDEPGEPIVPRVDTEAPERSLLLRKPALEVAHGGGLRLEKGSEDYRAILDWIGRGAPFREGNGVARPKVEGLEVFPREGLLQEGGSRQLIVTALLSDGTREDLTHRVRFESKQQEVAELDGQGLVRALNPGESNILVRGAGYEVQSRIGVVAEWIPDYPELPRVNFIDDEVLAKLRKFNILPSPLSGDAEFLRRVCLDLTGRIPPAGRVREFLADSDPRKREKLIEVLLDSPEFVDYWTFRLADLFRVAVFPVGINPKWSQSYWEWIRDAVARNRPYDRVAEERIAAQGYSPASRHYLPYLVLPPPENMMGEEVRVFMGRRLDCAQCHDHPYEQWTQDQFWGMAAFFGSMFRLGANPESVVFDSPDGREVAADVPSPTELRVLHPRTGQEVAPTLLNGTRVSFSGPGFPRGELARWITSHAYFAEASVNRFWSYFFGRGIVDPVDDFRSNNPPTHPELLRRLAEDFARNGYDLRHLFRRIVNSRTYQLSSAVNHTNRADRLNYSRALSRPLDAEILLDAICDVTGVPETFGNWLHKKKGKGGPPRGTRAVQLKETDIYQSIFLDTFGRPNRFSIPERDVKSNLTQALHLLVGSTYNDKLWTEGARVYELFQREASDAEIVEELYLAAFSRFPAPEEIEELERLIAHTPSREQALRDLQWALITSREFAENH, encoded by the coding sequence AGGACGTGACCGCCCGGGCCCGCTTCTCCCTGGCCGATCCCGCGGTGGCCCGACTCGGTTCGGCCGGTCGGGTGATGGCGGCAGGGGACGGGGAGACCACCCTGAAGGTGACTGTCGGGTCCTTGAAAGCCAGGGCCACCGTGGCTGTCATCGATTCGGCCCGTCCTCCTCCATTCAGCTTCGAAAGAGAGATCGGCGCCATCCTCACCCGCCGCGGCTGCAACGACATTGCCTGCCACGCCGGGGTCAAGGGCCAGGGCGGCTTCAGGCTTTCCATCAACGCCGCGCACCCCCGTCGGGACTACGATTGGATCGTCAAGGGCGGCGTCTACCAGGTATTGACCGACGAGCCCGGCGAGCCCATCGTTCCTCGCGTTGACACCGAGGCGCCCGAACGCAGCCTGCTGCTGAGGAAACCCGCCCTGGAGGTTGCCCACGGGGGCGGGCTGCGGCTGGAGAAGGGCTCGGAGGACTACCGGGCGATCCTGGACTGGATCGGCCGGGGAGCACCTTTCCGTGAGGGAAACGGTGTGGCCCGGCCCAAGGTGGAAGGACTGGAGGTGTTTCCCCGGGAAGGGTTGCTGCAGGAGGGAGGGAGCCGCCAGTTGATCGTGACGGCCTTGCTCTCCGACGGCACCCGGGAGGACTTGACCCACCGGGTGCGCTTCGAATCCAAGCAGCAGGAAGTGGCCGAACTGGACGGACAGGGCTTGGTGCGGGCTCTCAATCCCGGCGAGTCCAATATCCTGGTCCGCGGCGCCGGTTACGAAGTGCAATCCAGGATTGGCGTGGTTGCCGAGTGGATTCCCGACTATCCGGAGCTTCCCCGCGTCAACTTCATCGATGACGAGGTCTTGGCCAAGCTCAGAAAGTTCAACATCCTTCCCTCCCCGCTGTCCGGCGATGCCGAGTTCCTGCGCAGGGTCTGCCTGGATCTCACCGGTCGCATTCCGCCCGCCGGCCGTGTGCGGGAGTTTCTGGCCGACTCCGATCCCCGAAAGAGAGAGAAGCTGATCGAGGTCTTGCTCGACTCCCCCGAGTTCGTGGACTACTGGACCTTCCGCTTGGCCGATCTGTTCCGGGTGGCCGTCTTTCCGGTGGGGATCAATCCCAAGTGGAGCCAGTCCTACTGGGAATGGATACGGGACGCCGTGGCCCGCAACCGACCCTACGACCGGGTGGCCGAGGAGCGGATCGCCGCTCAGGGATACAGTCCCGCCTCCAGGCACTATCTCCCCTACCTGGTGCTGCCTCCTCCCGAAAACATGATGGGTGAGGAGGTTCGTGTCTTCATGGGACGGCGCCTGGATTGCGCCCAGTGCCACGACCATCCCTACGAGCAATGGACCCAGGATCAGTTCTGGGGCATGGCGGCCTTTTTCGGGTCCATGTTCAGGCTCGGCGCCAATCCGGAGTCGGTGGTCTTCGACAGTCCCGACGGCCGCGAGGTGGCTGCCGACGTTCCCAGTCCCACCGAGTTGCGGGTCCTCCACCCCCGTACCGGCCAGGAGGTGGCGCCCACCCTGCTGAACGGCACGCGGGTATCCTTCAGTGGCCCCGGCTTTCCCCGGGGCGAGCTGGCCAGGTGGATCACCTCCCACGCCTATTTCGCCGAGGCCTCCGTCAATCGTTTCTGGAGTTACTTCTTTGGACGAGGGATCGTGGATCCGGTGGACGACTTCCGCAGCAACAACCCACCCACCCATCCGGAGTTGCTGCGCCGATTGGCAGAAGACTTTGCCCGCAACGGCTACGACCTCAGGCACCTGTTCCGCCGGATCGTCAACTCCCGGACCTACCAGTTGTCGAGCGCCGTCAACCACACCAACCGGGCCGACCGCCTCAACTACTCCCGAGCCCTGAGCCGTCCCCTGGACGCGGAGATCCTGCTGGATGCCATCTGCGACGTGACCGGGGTCCCCGAGACTTTTGGCAACTGGCTTCACAAGAAGAAGGGAAAAGGCGGGCCCCCCAGGGGAACGCGCGCCGTCCAGCTCAAGGAAACGGACATCTATCAGTCCATCTTCCTGGATACCTTCGGGCGTCCCAACCGGTTCTCCATTCCGGAGCGGGACGTCAAGTCCAACCTGACCCAGGCCCTGCACCTGCTGGTGGGATCGACCTACAACGACAAGCTCTGGACCGAGGGGGCTCGGGTCTATGAACTGTTTCAGCGGGAAGCCTCGGATGCGGAGATTGTCGAGGAGCTTTATCTGGCGGCCTTCTCGCGGTTCCCGGCTCCGGAGGAGATCGAGGAACTGGAGCGTTTGATTGCGCACACCCCCAGCCGGGAGCAGGCCCTCAGGGATCTGCAGTGGGCGCTGATCACTTCGCGGGAGTTTGCGGAGAATCATTGA
- a CDS encoding nucleotidyltransferase family protein, producing the protein MRTWQSSPHIDIPPDTISAFCKRWGVKESSLFGSVLCDDFGPDSDVDVLVRFESERTPGLLGIIRMERELSELFGRQVDLVTRGAIDNSRNYIRRKAILDSARVV; encoded by the coding sequence ATGCGAACATGGCAGAGTAGCCCACATATCGATATTCCTCCAGACACAATCAGTGCCTTCTGCAAACGCTGGGGAGTGAAGGAGTCGTCGCTATTCGGCTCCGTGCTATGCGACGACTTCGGCCCCGACAGCGACGTTGACGTGTTAGTCCGATTCGAATCCGAGCGTACTCCCGGGCTCCTTGGTATCATCCGAATGGAACGGGAGCTGAGCGAGTTGTTCGGCCGGCAAGTCGATCTTGTCACTCGGGGAGCAATCGACAACAGTAGAAACTATATCCGCCGAAAGGCCATTCTCGACTCCGCGCGGGTGGTCTAG
- a CDS encoding cache domain-containing protein, whose protein sequence is MKRTMLGRIRSLRLLTLLLIPLTGAAQTLISYPGPLTCADQSVAARAVRTPKDAEVFIQCAYEYVQEMGFEEAQRAFHEDERWKSGSTYVFVAELTPVPGASRAFVQPPDPSMEGRPWGFLMDDFGNDLMSEFHRIGSNFGGGWIYYAFTNPVTGETEPKASYFKKIDWEGIPAAIGAGIYRRDLPGTCRSEEVNAAMLDADPSEARLQEFVRCAAMELDTKGYFASVSLANDPRWRSGSIYLFGLDTYGYTFFSGSPANPIIGSELSSIYIDSFMGRNVLAAADAFGETFLYYSNHNPATNRWQRKVTLVKRVTSFGVPVLIGAGYYLD, encoded by the coding sequence ATGAAACGTACCATGCTCGGTCGAATAAGATCGCTTCGGCTCCTCACACTGTTATTGATTCCCCTCACAGGGGCCGCCCAGACTCTCATCAGCTATCCGGGGCCTCTGACTTGCGCGGATCAGTCCGTCGCAGCCAGGGCTGTCCGGACACCGAAGGATGCCGAGGTCTTCATTCAGTGCGCCTACGAGTATGTCCAGGAGATGGGCTTTGAAGAGGCACAGCGCGCCTTCCATGAGGACGAGCGTTGGAAGAGCGGCTCCACCTATGTCTTCGTCGCCGAACTCACACCGGTGCCGGGGGCGTCCCGCGCGTTCGTTCAGCCGCCCGACCCGTCCATGGAAGGGAGGCCGTGGGGGTTTCTGATGGACGACTTCGGCAACGACCTCATGTCGGAATTCCATCGTATCGGGTCGAACTTCGGCGGGGGGTGGATCTACTACGCCTTTACCAACCCGGTAACGGGGGAGACTGAGCCGAAGGCTTCCTATTTCAAGAAGATCGACTGGGAGGGCATCCCGGCCGCGATCGGGGCGGGGATCTACCGGCGCGACCTGCCCGGCACCTGCCGGAGCGAGGAGGTCAACGCCGCCATGCTCGACGCCGACCCTTCCGAGGCGCGGCTGCAGGAGTTTGTCCGCTGCGCCGCCATGGAGCTGGATACGAAGGGGTATTTCGCCTCGGTCAGCCTGGCCAACGATCCCCGTTGGCGTAGCGGCTCCATATACCTGTTCGGCCTGGACACCTACGGCTATACCTTCTTCAGCGGCTCCCCGGCAAATCCCATCATCGGGTCCGAGTTGTCCTCCATTTACATCGACAGCTTTATGGGCCGTAACGTTCTGGCGGCCGCCGATGCCTTCGGCGAGACCTTCCTCTACTACTCCAACCACAATCCGGCCACCAACCGGTGGCAGCGCAAGGTGACCTTGGTCAAGAGGGTCACCTCCTTCGGAGTGCCGGTGCTCATCGGCGCCGGCTATTACCTGGACTGA